A single Hylaeus volcanicus isolate JK05 unplaced genomic scaffold, UHH_iyHylVolc1.0_haploid 12221, whole genome shotgun sequence DNA region contains:
- the LOC128883463 gene encoding RNA-binding protein 39-like isoform X2: protein MNDVDFDQLEAVLDSQTSVDQSKTKASSDVYDDCKSTEKSHHSKETKRSRSLHRRDASNHRKSCSRTRSRTHSIRASRSRSHYRSRHNTRRRSNGRSYHRTRSSRYSSRHISESPKSRRARLEERRLEVLRETEEERQKQDEARRAKEEEDKKRREFDEARRDDLTVLILNLSLKATERDVWKFFSERAGKVRDIQIIRDSRSGKSKGVGYVEFYSPQAVLQALALSGSFIMDIPIIVQASQAEKNRAAKAAKQQAAEITEGGPMKLYVGGLTESLCCITESDLQQLFSPFGDIVHVELPKDPYTGDCKGYGFIQFRQSQDAREAMAAMNGFDIGGKKIKVGYATDVTQRGGLSGLGENGLSLQNNLSTAQNALQAALMYAEQQADNERLDDEGGGLLSGVNPRISLMQKLQRLDTPKPDNNTNANTFSANVCLEGLFTETDVKSEGPTFLDEIVEDVRTECSKYGVVLQLWLNRNNVDGKVWVKFGGPDQAVKAHQALNGRFFAGNKITVSFIQDTVWATICV, encoded by the exons ATGAATGACGTTGATTTTGATCAGCTTGAAGCTGTTTTAGAT AGTCAAACGAGTGTAGATCAAAGTAAAACAAAGGCTTCTTCAGATGTTTATGACGACTGTAAATCTACTGAAAAAAGTCACCATTCAAAGGAAac aaaacgttCACGTTCGCTTCATCGACGTGATGCTTCTAATCATCGTAAATCCTGTTCCAGAACGCGTAGTCGGACACACTCGATTCGAGCGTCCCGTAGTCGTAGTCATTATCGTAGTCGTCATAATACGCGGCGTCGCTCAAACGGACGCTCATATCATAGAACGCGTTCAAGCCGTTACTCTTCTCGTCATATTAGCGAAAGTCCCAAAAGCCGTCGTGCTCGTTTAGAAGAACGCCGTCTAGAGGTTTTAAGAGAAACTGAAGAAGAAAGGCAGAAACAAGACGAAGCACGACGAgcgaaagaagaggaagataaaaaac GGAGAGAATTTGACGAAGCTAGACGTGATGATTtaactgttttaattttaaatttaagtttgaAAGCAACGGAACGGGATGTGTGGAAGTTTTTTTCGGAa CGTGCTGGGAAAGTACGAGATATCCAAATTATTCGTGATTCTCGTAGCGGAAAGTCTAAAGGTGTTGGgtatgttgaattttattcgccGCAAGCTGTTCTTCAAGCTCTTGCTTTGTCCGGGTCCTTTATTATGG ATATACCGATTATTGTTCAAGCTTCCCAAGCTGAAAAAAATCGGGCTGCTAAAGCAGCGAAGCAACAAGCAGCTGAAATAACAGAAGGTGGTCCAATGAAATTATATGTTGGAGGCCTTACTGAGTCATTATGTTGTATAACTGAATCGGATTTACAACAACTCTTTTCTCCATTTGGTGATATTGTACATGTTGAATTACCAAAAGATCCGTATACAG GAGATTGCAAAGGGTATGGATTCATTCAATTTCGTCAATCTCAAGATGCTCGTGAAGCTATGGCAGCTATGAATGGTTTTGATAtaggtggaaaaaaaattaag GTTGGTTACGCAACAGATGTAACACAAAGGGGAGGTCTATCTGGTTTAGGTGAAAACGGATTATccttacaaaataatttaagtacTGCACAAAATGCCCTCCag GCTGCTTTAATGTACGCAGAACAACAAGCAGATAATGAACGTTTAGATGATGAAGGTGGTGGACTTTTGTCTGGTGTTAATCCTCGTATTTCTTTAATGCAAAAACTTCAACGCCTCGATACACCTAAACCTG ataatAACACAAACGCAAACACCTTTTCCGCTAATGTGTGCCTTGAAGGACTTTTTACCGAAACTGATGTAAAATCTGAAGGGCCCACATTTTTGGATGAAATCGTTGAAGATGTACGCACTGAGTGTTCAAAATATGGCGTAGTCCTTCAG ttaTGGTTAAACCGAAATAACGTCGATGGTAAAGTATGGGTGAAATTTGGTGGTCCAGATCAAGCCGTAAAAGCTCATCAAGCACTTAATGGACGTTTTTTCGCAGGCAATAAAATAACAGTGTCGTTCATTCAAGACACTGTATGGGCAACTATCTGTGTTTAA
- the LOC128883463 gene encoding RNA-binding protein 39-like isoform X1, with amino-acid sequence MNDVDFDQLEAVLDSQTSVDQSKTKASSDVYDDCKSTEKSHHSKETKRSRSLHRRDASNHRKSCSRTRSRTHSIRASRSRSHYRSRHNTRRRSNGRSYHRTRSSRYSSRHISESPKSRRARLEERRLEVLRETEEERQKQDEARRAKEEEDKKRREFDEARRDDLTVLILNLSLKATERDVWKFFSERAGKVRDIQIIRDSRSGKSKGVGYVEFYSPQAVLQALALSGSFIMDIPIIVQASQAEKNRAAKAAKQQAAEITEGGPMKLYVGGLTESLCCITESDLQQLFSPFGDIVHVELPKDPYTGDCKGYGFIQFRQSQDAREAMAAMNGFDIGGKKIKVGYATDVTQRGGLSGLGENGLSLQNNLSTAQNALQAALMYAEQQADNERLDDEGGGLLSGVNPRISLMQKLQRLDTPKPGTNTTTSSSFLTSTFANSSSNNNTNANTFSANVCLEGLFTETDVKSEGPTFLDEIVEDVRTECSKYGVVLQLWLNRNNVDGKVWVKFGGPDQAVKAHQALNGRFFAGNKITVSFIQDTVWATICV; translated from the exons ATGAATGACGTTGATTTTGATCAGCTTGAAGCTGTTTTAGAT AGTCAAACGAGTGTAGATCAAAGTAAAACAAAGGCTTCTTCAGATGTTTATGACGACTGTAAATCTACTGAAAAAAGTCACCATTCAAAGGAAac aaaacgttCACGTTCGCTTCATCGACGTGATGCTTCTAATCATCGTAAATCCTGTTCCAGAACGCGTAGTCGGACACACTCGATTCGAGCGTCCCGTAGTCGTAGTCATTATCGTAGTCGTCATAATACGCGGCGTCGCTCAAACGGACGCTCATATCATAGAACGCGTTCAAGCCGTTACTCTTCTCGTCATATTAGCGAAAGTCCCAAAAGCCGTCGTGCTCGTTTAGAAGAACGCCGTCTAGAGGTTTTAAGAGAAACTGAAGAAGAAAGGCAGAAACAAGACGAAGCACGACGAgcgaaagaagaggaagataaaaaac GGAGAGAATTTGACGAAGCTAGACGTGATGATTtaactgttttaattttaaatttaagtttgaAAGCAACGGAACGGGATGTGTGGAAGTTTTTTTCGGAa CGTGCTGGGAAAGTACGAGATATCCAAATTATTCGTGATTCTCGTAGCGGAAAGTCTAAAGGTGTTGGgtatgttgaattttattcgccGCAAGCTGTTCTTCAAGCTCTTGCTTTGTCCGGGTCCTTTATTATGG ATATACCGATTATTGTTCAAGCTTCCCAAGCTGAAAAAAATCGGGCTGCTAAAGCAGCGAAGCAACAAGCAGCTGAAATAACAGAAGGTGGTCCAATGAAATTATATGTTGGAGGCCTTACTGAGTCATTATGTTGTATAACTGAATCGGATTTACAACAACTCTTTTCTCCATTTGGTGATATTGTACATGTTGAATTACCAAAAGATCCGTATACAG GAGATTGCAAAGGGTATGGATTCATTCAATTTCGTCAATCTCAAGATGCTCGTGAAGCTATGGCAGCTATGAATGGTTTTGATAtaggtggaaaaaaaattaag GTTGGTTACGCAACAGATGTAACACAAAGGGGAGGTCTATCTGGTTTAGGTGAAAACGGATTATccttacaaaataatttaagtacTGCACAAAATGCCCTCCag GCTGCTTTAATGTACGCAGAACAACAAGCAGATAATGAACGTTTAGATGATGAAGGTGGTGGACTTTTGTCTGGTGTTAATCCTCGTATTTCTTTAATGCAAAAACTTCAACGCCTCGATACACCTAAACCTGGTACAAATACAACAACATCcagttcatttttaacgtCAACCTTCGCTAATTCGTCttcaa ataatAACACAAACGCAAACACCTTTTCCGCTAATGTGTGCCTTGAAGGACTTTTTACCGAAACTGATGTAAAATCTGAAGGGCCCACATTTTTGGATGAAATCGTTGAAGATGTACGCACTGAGTGTTCAAAATATGGCGTAGTCCTTCAG ttaTGGTTAAACCGAAATAACGTCGATGGTAAAGTATGGGTGAAATTTGGTGGTCCAGATCAAGCCGTAAAAGCTCATCAAGCACTTAATGGACGTTTTTTCGCAGGCAATAAAATAACAGTGTCGTTCATTCAAGACACTGTATGGGCAACTATCTGTGTTTAA